ACTGCACTTACCAAATCTGAAATAATGCACCTTAAAGAAAGTATGCATCATAATCATGAATTAATGGTACGTTTGGCTCAATTGTAATTGTCTACTCTTTTTGAGTCGTATACATCTTTTTTTTAACCATTTATTGATATCGTCAATCTCGCAATCATATTTTGCAATTTTAAGCAAGAATTTTTACATTTGAATTTTGTCCGTATGTATATGATAACCTTCGTCTCTTAGAATAATATCTGCAACTTGAAATGCAGTTCTTTTGTGTCCATCCATAAAAGGGTGTCTTGTTATTATTCCATTCAAAACAATAGCCGCTTTTTCAAAATTATCGGCTCCCTTGTCAAGTTCAAATACCAAGAAATCAATAGTTCCTGAATTTAGAATACCACCTACTCCCCCCAATTTTTCAATTATATAATCATGAATTTCAACAATCTTTTCTGTGGTTATAGCAGTCATAAACACCAATAAATACATTCCTTTAAAAAAATAGTTTTGTGTTAGGCCCCATAATCATAATTTTATATATAGACGATGCATAAAACACATATATCACGCAATAACTATCCACATACTAACAGTACAAAGTCTTCGTATACTTAAATTGGTTTATTTCCTCTTTCTCCTGGGTTTGGGATATTTTTTATGCAGCTCATCCACTTTCCTTTGCAGGTCTTTGGCAATATCTTCATCAAATATCCCTGAATAATAATCTATACGCACAGCAATTGATATTTTGGCAGCCAGTACCCTTGCGATCTTGCCCCTCAGCCACCAGGGGGACTCTCTGACCAGGGGATGCTGGAATATTACACCGTGTTTGGGTGAGGGAGCATTCCCCCTTAAGTGTTTGAACAGTGCTTTTTCAGCCCCCAATACCTGGATAGTGCTTGAAGGCATACTGGCAAGTTTTTTTGAACTCCCGACAATGCCAAGCAGCCTGGCACCGATGTGGGCACCGGCTACGGCCGAAAGGTTGGGTAAGTTGTTGTTCATATATTCCTCGATATCCAGTGATATCCGATTCTTGTTGTCATATAATCCAGCAACTGTGGTTGCCAGTTCGGTTACACGTGTTACCCATGGTACTGGCAGTTCCATTCCTGATGAGTTCCTGGCCCGCTCCAGGATCTTTTCATCTTCGATTTTCCAGTTTGAAATATCGTTCCTGACACCATACTTTGATATGAATCTGGCAAGTGGCTCGCCCTTTAACCTGAGTTCTGGAAAATGC
The window above is part of the ANME-2 cluster archaeon genome. Proteins encoded here:
- a CDS encoding rRNA biogenesis protein, translated to MHSVRTWFGIFSVDDGKINSCDLYPKDIKVLAGRLQEMPEVLECNEVCGIEIRSLAKDWGFIASENEYDDLFRQVNIEYAMMQVTASGSDEHILIRFIDALDDLDKNTNALSERLKELYDLHFPELRLKGEPLARFISKYGVRNDISNWKIEDEKILERARNSSGMELPVPWVTRVTELATTVAGLYDNKNRISLDIEEYMNNNLPNLSAVAGAHIGARLLGIVGSSKKLASMPSSTIQVLGAEKALFKHLRGNAPSPKHGVIFQHPLVRESPWWLRGKIARVLAAKISIAVRIDYYSGIFDEDIAKDLQRKVDELHKKYPKPRRKRK
- a CDS encoding type II toxin-antitoxin system death-on-curing family toxin; amino-acid sequence: MTAITTEKIVEIHDYIIEKLGGVGGILNSGTIDFLVFELDKGADNFEKAAIVLNGIITRHPFMDGHKRTAFQVADIILRDEGYHIHTDKIQM